In Mytilus trossulus isolate FHL-02 chromosome 14, PNRI_Mtr1.1.1.hap1, whole genome shotgun sequence, a genomic segment contains:
- the LOC134697256 gene encoding stomatin-like, translated as MSTKDYQMGDQRNMQDSSEDGIGCCGCILMGLSYFLVILFFPVSLCMTIKIVTEYERAVIFRLGRVLPGGAKGPGMFFILPCLDEFKKIDLRTVSYDVPPQEILTKDSVTVAVDAVIYSRVFDPTMSVCNVENADSSTRLLAATTLRNVLGTKNMSELLTERDSIAHQMQAILDESTDPWGIKVERVEIKDVRLPVQLQRAMAAEAEASREARAKVIAAEGEQRASRALKEAADIMAQSPAAIQLRYLQTLQSIAAERNSTIIFPLPMDLLSGFGKK; from the exons ATGTCAACCAAAG attATCAGATGGGTGACCAAAGAAATATGCAGGATTCTTCCGAAGATGGGATCGGCTGCTGTGGGTGCATATTGATGGGACTATCCTACTTTCTTGTTATCTTGTTTTTCCCAGTCTCTCTATGTATGACAATAAAG ATTGTTACTGAGTATGAACGAGCTGTCATCTTTCGATTGGGTCGAGTACTACCGGGAGGGGCGAAAGGACCTG gaATGTTTTTCATATTACCATGTCTTGATGAGTTCAAAAAGATCGACCTTCGTACAGTGTCATATGATGTCCCACCACAAGAG ATTTTGACAAAAGATTCTGTGACAGTTGCTGTAGATGCTGTGATTTACAGCCGTGTGTTTGACCCCACAATGTCCGTGTGTAATGTAGAAAATGCTGATTCGTCTACACGATTGTTGGCAGCGACAACCTTGAGAAATGTCCTTGGAACTAAAAACATGTCGGAACTACTGACTGAAAGGGATTCTATTGCTCATCAAATGCAG GCAATCTTAGATGAATCTACAGATCCATGGGGAATCAAGGTAGAAAGAGTTGAAAT TAAAGATGTCAGACTTCCGGTACAACTCCAGAGAGCAATGGCTGCTGAAGCAGAAGCTTCTAGAGAAGCACGTGCTAAG GTAATAGCAGCTGAAGGAGAACAGCGTGCCTCACGTGCACTGAAGGAAGCAGCCGACATCATGGCCCAATCGCCAGCCGCCATTCAGCTCCGTTATTTGCAAACATTGCAAAGCATTGCAGCAGAGAGGAATTCCACCATTATTTTCCCATTACCAATGGATTTGTTGAGTGGATTtggcaaaaaataa